The Streptococcus toyakuensis genome has a window encoding:
- a CDS encoding BglG family transcription antiterminator: MFDYRALVILMTLMDHCELSLYELSVKVSLPIKEVKEGIDYLVPYLANKGIVLDKKQGRYSLSNRTKQSLTDIIKSDELVLPKSTRLALIYLYTFCRLDFISNNHYQDFLKVSKNTTLSDIQSLRKIMLDNDLELGYSRAKGYTLHGSEWNKHRLAFQMVSELLESSIGIWGLDYVLSSWGYSLTYDLINQVVKDYYEKLQLVPIVNQLKVCLFGLVFIICRYQRDVERVCLSETLVSPIIQDITTILLDTVVDLGIIDTVFSEDDYRYITVLLSSCFEGEVDVASVYFNQLTEAIISRMEDISLLHFKQREVLRENLRRHLIPAYYRLKFGLPSSNEYVLHVKEHYPDLFELVKDSLTPLMDAIDKPIPDSETAYFVIHFGGYLKKADTLPQKCYKAAIICPNGVSSSLMLKENLLALFPQIEFIGTSKIDDLQVKASSDYDMVFSTIKVETEKPNYLVSVMMTEEQTTQLVELVSKDFPDTGYRDIELNQIISIVRRYSVITQELELKLALKRYLYQEMNRKEVLPLLEELITKETYQVSSEKLGWKEAIRLAAKPLLDQDKITENYPEAMIQKVEEFGPFINLGKGVAIPHARPDEGVNEIGMSMLVLEEPIYLLDNPEQEVRLLICIAAIDNESHLKALSHLTTILRDKNHVQTLISSKNYDDIKMIIKQED; the protein is encoded by the coding sequence ATGTTTGATTATAGAGCACTAGTTATTTTGATGACTTTGATGGATCATTGTGAGCTATCATTATATGAATTATCTGTTAAGGTGAGCTTACCTATAAAGGAAGTCAAAGAAGGAATAGATTATTTAGTGCCTTATCTAGCTAATAAAGGGATAGTGCTGGATAAAAAACAAGGTCGCTATAGTTTATCAAATCGTACGAAGCAGTCTTTGACAGATATTATTAAGTCGGATGAATTGGTTTTACCAAAGTCGACTCGCTTAGCATTAATCTATCTTTACACTTTTTGCCGATTAGATTTTATATCGAATAATCATTACCAAGACTTTTTGAAAGTAAGTAAGAATACAACCTTATCTGATATTCAATCATTAAGAAAGATTATGTTAGATAATGATTTGGAGCTAGGGTACAGTAGAGCAAAAGGTTATACTTTACACGGCTCAGAGTGGAATAAGCACCGTTTAGCTTTTCAAATGGTTAGTGAGTTGCTGGAATCCTCCATAGGGATTTGGGGGTTGGATTATGTTTTATCCAGTTGGGGGTATTCATTAACTTATGATTTGATTAATCAGGTAGTTAAAGATTATTATGAAAAGCTACAGCTAGTACCTATTGTTAATCAATTAAAAGTTTGCCTTTTCGGTTTAGTATTCATTATATGTAGGTATCAAAGGGATGTTGAAAGAGTATGTCTTTCAGAGACATTAGTATCTCCTATTATTCAAGATATAACGACTATTTTATTGGATACAGTAGTTGATTTGGGAATTATAGATACGGTATTTTCAGAGGATGATTATCGCTATATCACAGTTTTATTATCAAGTTGCTTTGAAGGTGAAGTAGATGTTGCTTCGGTTTACTTTAATCAATTAACAGAGGCTATTATAAGTAGAATGGAAGATATTTCTTTGTTACATTTTAAACAAAGAGAAGTATTGAGAGAAAATCTTCGCCGCCACCTTATACCGGCTTATTATAGATTAAAATTCGGCTTACCTAGTTCAAATGAATATGTGTTGCATGTTAAAGAACATTATCCTGATTTATTTGAACTAGTAAAAGATTCTTTGACTCCCTTGATGGACGCTATTGACAAGCCCATACCTGATAGTGAAACAGCATATTTTGTTATCCATTTCGGAGGTTATTTAAAGAAAGCAGATACTTTGCCTCAAAAATGCTATAAAGCAGCAATCATTTGTCCTAATGGTGTTAGTTCTTCATTGATGTTAAAAGAGAATCTATTAGCATTATTTCCTCAAATTGAGTTTATAGGAACCTCAAAGATTGATGATTTACAGGTGAAAGCTAGTAGTGACTATGATATGGTTTTTTCTACCATAAAGGTGGAGACAGAGAAGCCAAATTATCTAGTTTCTGTTATGATGACGGAAGAACAAACAACACAGTTAGTTGAATTGGTATCAAAAGATTTCCCAGATACAGGTTATCGAGATATTGAGCTGAATCAGATAATTAGCATAGTAAGACGATATAGTGTAATCACACAAGAATTAGAGTTAAAATTAGCATTAAAGAGGTATCTCTATCAAGAAATGAACAGAAAGGAAGTGTTACCATTGTTAGAAGAATTAATTACAAAAGAAACTTATCAGGTTAGTTCGGAAAAATTAGGATGGAAGGAGGCGATTCGTTTAGCAGCTAAACCGCTTTTGGATCAAGATAAGATAACTGAGAACTACCCTGAGGCAATGATTCAAAAAGTAGAAGAGTTTGGACCTTTTATTAATTTAGGGAAGGGAGTAGCAATTCCTCACGCTCGGCCAGATGAAGGTGTGAATGAAATAGGAATGTCAATGTTAGTTTTGGAAGAACCGATTTATTTATTGGATAATCCAGAACAAGAGGTAAGATTGTTGATTTGTATTGCAGCCATTGATAATGAGAGTCATTTAAAGGCTTTGTCACATTTAACAACAATTTTAAGAGATAAAAATCATGTTCAAACTTTAATATCATCAAAAAACTATGATGACATTAAAATGATAATTAAACAGGAGGATTAG
- a CDS encoding transketolase, with amino-acid sequence MILSENREDELRKFATKIRLNTLRTLNHLGFGHYGGSLSIVEVLAVLYGEIMPMTPEIFASRDRDYFVLSKGHAGPALYSTLYLNGFFDKEFLHSLNTNGTKLPSHPDRNLTPGIDMTTGSLGQGISVATGLAYGQRIRKSPFYTYAIVGDGELNEGQCWEAIQFASHQQLSNLIVFVDDNKKQLDGFTKDICNPGDFVEKFSAFGFESIRVNGSDIREIYEGIIQLKQSNNSSPKCIVLDTIKGQGVRELEEMKSNHHLRPTVEERQMLTSVVERLSQELEETE; translated from the coding sequence ATGATTTTAAGTGAAAATAGAGAAGATGAGTTAAGAAAATTTGCAACAAAAATCCGATTAAATACTCTTAGAACATTGAATCATCTTGGATTCGGCCATTATGGAGGGAGTCTGTCTATAGTAGAAGTTTTAGCAGTGCTTTATGGTGAAATAATGCCGATGACTCCAGAAATATTTGCGTCACGAGATAGAGATTATTTTGTTTTATCCAAGGGACATGCTGGACCAGCTTTGTACAGCACACTCTATTTGAATGGTTTCTTTGACAAAGAATTCTTACATTCTTTAAATACAAATGGAACCAAATTACCGTCCCATCCTGATAGAAATCTAACGCCGGGCATAGATATGACAACTGGCTCTTTAGGACAGGGAATTAGTGTTGCAACCGGACTTGCATATGGTCAGAGAATAAGAAAAAGTCCCTTTTATACCTATGCTATTGTTGGAGATGGTGAGTTAAATGAGGGACAATGTTGGGAGGCTATACAGTTTGCTTCTCATCAACAGTTATCTAATTTAATTGTATTTGTAGACGATAACAAAAAACAATTAGATGGTTTTACAAAGGATATTTGTAATCCAGGTGATTTTGTAGAAAAATTCTCAGCATTTGGGTTTGAATCCATTAGGGTCAATGGTTCAGATATTAGAGAAATTTATGAAGGGATTATCCAATTAAAACAGTCAAATAATTCATCCCCTAAGTGTATTGTATTAGACACTATTAAAGGTCAAGGAGTTCGAGAGCTGGAAGAAATGAAATCCAATCATCATCTTCGCCCTACTGTAGAGGAGAGACAAATGTTAACTTCAGTTGTAGAAAGATTAAGTCAGGAATTGGAGGAAACAGAATGA
- a CDS encoding DNA/RNA non-specific endonuclease, with the protein MTTNSISSYITLISIAHNQFGDELNIDNWDCEFKNWEMQLISNGKYYTFLKKVEIDCRVTKEPIYRENPIMWKIILRKNPKTNYFVASLSNVNHVKDRSHNPDDPSIPGENTKDRGHFIADSFDKYLLTNDERNANNSQSNQFFAINNKSNISPQDFRANRNSKEYAGQLRFEQKVRNYLEKSTNANEEVYYEIEEIKIEEKVLGRRIFIHWDQSDEADIHVFIPEDRD; encoded by the coding sequence ATGACAACAAATAGTATTAGCTCATATATCACATTGATATCGATTGCTCATAACCAATTTGGTGATGAGTTGAACATTGATAATTGGGACTGTGAGTTTAAAAATTGGGAAATGCAGTTAATTTCAAATGGTAAATATTATACTTTTTTGAAGAAAGTAGAAATAGATTGTAGAGTAACCAAAGAACCTATATATCGGGAAAACCCAATAATGTGGAAGATTATACTTAGAAAAAATCCTAAAACTAACTATTTCGTTGCTTCTCTAAGTAATGTTAACCATGTTAAGGACAGAAGTCATAATCCTGATGACCCATCCATTCCAGGTGAGAATACAAAAGATCGAGGGCATTTTATTGCTGACTCATTTGATAAGTATTTACTTACAAATGATGAACGTAATGCTAATAACTCACAATCCAATCAATTTTTTGCTATAAATAATAAAAGCAATATCTCACCTCAAGATTTTAGAGCAAATCGAAACTCCAAGGAATATGCTGGACAGTTGAGATTCGAGCAAAAAGTGAGAAATTATCTTGAGAAAAGTACTAATGCAAATGAAGAAGTTTATTATGAAATTGAGGAAATTAAGATAGAAGAAAAGGTATTAGGTCGCAGAATATTCATTCATTGGGATCAAAGTGATGAAGCTGATATTCATGTATTTATTCCAGAAGACCGTGATTGA
- the rpmG gene encoding 50S ribosomal protein L33 has translation MRVNITLEHKESGERLYLTSKNKRNTPDRLQLKKYSPKLRKHVVFTEVK, from the coding sequence ATGCGCGTAAATATTACACTTGAACACAAAGAATCTGGTGAACGCTTGTACCTTACTTCTAAAAACAAACGTAACACTCCAGACCGTCTTCAATTGAAGAAATACTCACCAAAACTTCGCAAACACGTTGTGTTTACAGAAGTTAAGTAA
- a CDS encoding PTS sugar transporter subunit IIB has translation MLKIGTACGSGLGSSFMVQMNIESVLSDLNVSDVEVEHYDLGGADPNAADIWIVGRDLADSASHLGDVRILNSIIDMDELRELITKICEEKGLI, from the coding sequence ATGTTAAAAATTGGTACAGCTTGTGGTTCAGGATTAGGTTCAAGTTTTATGGTACAGATGAATATTGAATCTGTATTGAGTGATTTGAATGTTTCGGATGTAGAAGTTGAACATTATGATTTAGGTGGAGCAGATCCAAATGCAGCTGATATTTGGATTGTTGGTCGTGATCTAGCTGATTCAGCTAGTCATCTTGGAGATGTTCGTATCTTAAATAGTATTATTGATATGGACGAACTACGAGAATTAATTACTAAAATTTGTGAAGAAAAAGGACTTATATAG
- a CDS encoding PTS ascorbate transporter subunit IIC encodes MMKFILDIVSTPAILVALIAILGLVLQKKKLPDIIKGGIKTFVGFLVVSGGAGIVQNSLNPFGTMFEHAFHLSGVVPNNEAIVAVALTTYGSATAMIMFAGMVFNILIARFTRFKYIFLTGHHTLYMACMIAVILSVAGFTSLPLILLGGLALGIIMSISPAFVQKYMVQLTGNDKVALGHFSSLGYWLSGFTGSLIGDKSKSTEDIKFPKSLAFLRDSTVSITLSMAVIYIIVAIFAGSEYIEKEISNGTSGLVYALQLAGQFAAGVFVILAGVRLILGEIVPAFKGISERLVPNSKPALDCPIVYTYAPNAVLIGFISSFVGGLVSMAIMIASGTVVILPGVVPHFFCGATAGVIGNASGGVRGATIGAFLQGILISFLPVFLMPVLGGLGFQGSTFSDADFGLSGIILGMLNQFGSQAGIVIGLVLILAVMFGVSFIKKPSAKEE; translated from the coding sequence ATGATGAAGTTCATATTGGATATTGTTAGTACACCAGCTATTTTAGTAGCTTTAATTGCAATCTTAGGATTAGTTCTTCAGAAGAAGAAATTACCTGATATTATTAAAGGTGGAATTAAGACCTTTGTTGGTTTCTTAGTTGTATCTGGTGGTGCAGGAATTGTACAAAATTCTTTAAATCCATTTGGTACCATGTTTGAACATGCTTTTCATTTATCTGGAGTTGTGCCGAATAATGAAGCAATTGTAGCTGTAGCTTTAACAACATATGGCTCAGCTACTGCAATGATTATGTTTGCAGGCATGGTGTTCAATATCTTAATCGCTCGTTTTACTCGATTTAAATATATCTTTTTAACAGGGCACCACACTCTATATATGGCATGTATGATTGCGGTCATTTTATCAGTTGCTGGCTTTACTAGCTTGCCTCTCATCTTACTAGGAGGATTAGCACTCGGTATTATTATGAGTATTTCCCCGGCATTTGTGCAAAAATATATGGTTCAATTAACTGGAAATGACAAGGTGGCTTTAGGTCATTTCAGTTCTTTGGGATATTGGTTAAGTGGTTTCACTGGTAGCCTTATCGGTGACAAATCAAAATCAACAGAGGACATTAAATTCCCAAAGAGTTTAGCTTTTTTACGTGATAGTACTGTTAGTATTACTTTATCTATGGCAGTTATTTACATTATTGTAGCTATCTTTGCAGGGTCAGAATATATAGAAAAAGAAATCAGTAATGGTACAAGTGGTCTAGTTTATGCTTTACAATTAGCAGGTCAATTTGCAGCAGGTGTATTTGTTATTTTAGCAGGTGTTCGCCTTATTTTGGGTGAAATTGTTCCAGCCTTTAAAGGTATTTCAGAGCGTCTTGTACCTAATTCAAAACCTGCTTTGGATTGTCCGATTGTTTATACTTATGCACCTAATGCAGTCCTAATTGGATTTATCTCTAGTTTTGTTGGTGGTTTAGTAAGTATGGCAATTATGATTGCTTCAGGAACGGTTGTCATCTTACCAGGCGTTGTGCCTCATTTCTTCTGTGGAGCGACTGCAGGTGTCATTGGGAATGCATCTGGTGGTGTTCGTGGAGCCACTATTGGAGCATTTTTACAAGGTATTTTAATTAGTTTTCTTCCAGTCTTTTTAATGCCAGTTTTGGGAGGACTTGGTTTCCAAGGGTCAACTTTCTCAGATGCAGATTTTGGTCTATCAGGAATTATTTTAGGAATGTTGAATCAATTTGGCTCACAAGCAGGCATTGTTATTGGTCTTGTTCTTATTCTAGCAGTTATGTTTGGAGTATCCTTTATTAAAAAGCCATCTGCAAAGGAGGAATAA
- the rpmF gene encoding 50S ribosomal protein L32, with amino-acid sequence MAVPARRTSKAKKNKRRTHYKVTAPSVNFDETTGDYSRSHRVSLKGYYKGRKIAKAASAE; translated from the coding sequence ATGGCAGTACCTGCACGTCGCACTTCAAAAGCGAAGAAAAACAAACGTCGTACACACTACAAAGTAACAGCTCCATCTGTGAACTTTGACGAAACTACTGGAGATTACTCACGTTCTCACCGTGTATCACTTAAAGGATACTACAAAGGACGTAAAATCGCTAAAGCTGCATCAGCTGAATAA